Proteins encoded together in one Priestia aryabhattai window:
- a CDS encoding ABC transporter substrate-binding protein, which yields MKKWFAIGLSLLLVLMLAACGQNKENKAGESKKLKDVTIMLDWYPNAVHSFIYAAQEKGYFKKEGLNVKVQFPANPTDSLNLAAAGKVTLGLYYQPDVAMARANEDVPVKSVGAIVRSPLNRVVALKDSGIKRPKDLEGKVVGYSGTPLSESVLKKMVKSDGGDPNKVKLVDVGFELNSSLISKKVDAVIGAYINHEVPLLHKKGYKTVDIDPSDYGVPSYYELVAVTGDQTWAKDSDTIKAFWRAATKGYEYTEKHPKESLQILLDNQDKSNFPLEKDVETKSLNILLPKMKSEQGFGSQTKESWQSNVDWLKESGLIKKKPNVDEMFENIGESK from the coding sequence ATGAAAAAATGGTTTGCGATTGGCTTAAGCTTGCTGCTTGTTTTGATGCTCGCTGCTTGCGGTCAGAACAAGGAAAATAAAGCTGGTGAAAGTAAAAAATTAAAAGACGTTACAATTATGCTTGATTGGTACCCAAATGCAGTGCACAGCTTCATTTACGCTGCACAAGAAAAAGGATATTTTAAAAAAGAAGGACTGAATGTAAAAGTACAGTTTCCTGCTAATCCAACAGACTCACTTAATTTAGCAGCTGCGGGGAAAGTCACGCTCGGCCTTTACTATCAGCCTGATGTAGCAATGGCACGAGCAAATGAAGATGTGCCGGTAAAGTCGGTAGGAGCGATTGTAAGGTCTCCGCTAAACCGAGTTGTAGCGCTGAAAGATAGCGGTATTAAACGTCCTAAAGATTTAGAAGGAAAAGTAGTAGGCTACAGCGGAACACCATTAAGCGAATCTGTTCTAAAGAAAATGGTGAAAAGCGATGGAGGAGATCCGAATAAAGTAAAACTAGTAGACGTAGGGTTTGAGTTAAATTCATCGCTGATTAGCAAAAAAGTAGATGCTGTAATAGGTGCGTATATTAACCACGAGGTACCATTGCTTCATAAAAAGGGATACAAAACGGTTGACATTGATCCTTCAGATTACGGCGTACCATCTTATTATGAGCTAGTGGCAGTTACAGGGGATCAAACATGGGCGAAAGATTCTGATACGATTAAAGCATTTTGGCGTGCAGCGACAAAAGGGTATGAATACACCGAGAAACATCCAAAGGAATCACTTCAAATTTTGTTAGATAATCAAGATAAATCAAACTTCCCGCTTGAAAAAGATGTGGAAACAAAAAGTTTGAATATCTTACTTCCAAAAATGAAGTCTGAACAAGGTTTCGGCAGCCAAACGAAAGAATCATGGCAGTCAAATGTGGATTGGTTAAAAGAGTCAGGGTTAATTAAGAAAAAGCCGAATGTAGACGAGATGTTTGAGAATATTGGGGAATCCAAGTAA
- the tenA gene encoding thiaminase II → MKFSERLYEKLQPIWRQNHNHPFVQGMGDGTLEKEKFRFYMIQDYLYLIDYAKLFAIGAMKATDVQTMGEFATLLDSTLNEEMSLHREYAKKFEISEKELEKAQPSPTTLAYTHYMLHVGQSGTLAELVAALLPCMWSYWEIGKELSEKSGANNEFYREWIEMYSSEEFGALATWCINLFDSLTEDKSEAELEKLEETFLNTTRFEYMFWDMAYNEAMWPIHE, encoded by the coding sequence ATGAAATTTAGTGAACGATTATACGAAAAGCTTCAGCCTATTTGGCGTCAAAATCATAATCATCCCTTCGTACAGGGGATGGGAGATGGAACGCTTGAAAAGGAGAAGTTTCGCTTTTATATGATTCAAGATTATCTTTACCTAATTGATTATGCCAAGTTATTTGCGATTGGAGCCATGAAGGCTACCGATGTCCAAACGATGGGGGAATTTGCTACACTTTTAGATTCTACATTAAATGAAGAAATGAGCTTGCACCGTGAGTATGCCAAGAAATTTGAAATCAGCGAAAAAGAATTAGAAAAAGCGCAGCCATCTCCTACAACATTGGCATACACACACTATATGCTGCACGTTGGTCAAAGCGGAACGTTAGCTGAATTAGTGGCGGCTCTTTTACCTTGTATGTGGAGCTACTGGGAAATAGGAAAAGAGCTCAGTGAAAAGTCTGGAGCTAACAATGAATTTTACCGTGAGTGGATTGAGATGTACAGCTCAGAAGAATTTGGCGCACTGGCGACATGGTGTATTAACTTATTTGACTCACTTACTGAAGACAAATCAGAAGCTGAATTAGAAAAACTCGAAGAAACTTTCTTAAATACGACGCGTTTTGAGTATATGTTCTGGGATATGGCTTATAACGAAGCGATGTGGCCGATCCATGAATAA
- a CDS encoding ABC transporter ATP-binding protein, with product MNKSVLSFQNVSFTYKNGDQPILKSLNLDVKEGEFVSIVGASGSGKSTLFRLITGLEQQSEGDIVINGQSYEKRLGKVGYMPQQDLLLPWRTILDNAALPLELHNVSKASAHRQVSQLLEEFGLKGYENRFPSDLSGGMKQRVSFLRTVLSGSNVLLLDEPFSALDAITRLSMQEWLLEQWQKRKHTILFITHDVNEALFLSDRIFIFSDKPVSHLEEIQVPLSRPRTQKDLNQQRVLDVKDYLIEQLRSKVNT from the coding sequence ATGAATAAGTCTGTGTTATCTTTCCAAAACGTCAGTTTTACCTACAAAAACGGTGACCAACCGATTTTAAAATCATTAAACTTAGACGTGAAAGAAGGCGAGTTTGTCAGTATCGTTGGAGCAAGCGGCTCGGGAAAAAGTACGTTGTTTCGCCTCATTACAGGTCTTGAACAGCAAAGTGAAGGCGATATAGTTATTAACGGACAGTCTTATGAAAAGCGTCTTGGAAAAGTAGGCTACATGCCGCAGCAAGATTTGCTCCTTCCGTGGCGTACAATTCTAGACAATGCAGCGCTGCCGCTTGAGCTTCACAATGTGTCAAAAGCAAGTGCTCATAGGCAAGTATCTCAGCTGCTCGAAGAGTTTGGGTTAAAAGGATATGAAAACCGTTTTCCCAGTGATTTATCCGGAGGAATGAAGCAGCGTGTTTCCTTTCTAAGAACGGTATTAAGCGGTTCTAACGTGCTGCTTTTAGATGAGCCTTTCAGTGCGCTTGATGCCATTACGCGTTTGTCGATGCAGGAATGGCTGCTTGAACAATGGCAAAAGCGTAAGCACACCATCTTATTTATCACTCATGACGTAAACGAAGCGCTTTTTTTATCAGATCGTATTTTTATCTTTTCAGACAAGCCGGTAAGTCACCTTGAAGAAATTCAAGTGCCGCTTAGCAGGCCTCGAACGCAAAAAGATTTGAATCAACAGCGTGTGCTTGATGTGAAAGATTATTTAATTGAACAGCTAAGATCGAAGGTGAACACATGA
- a CDS encoding winged helix-turn-helix transcriptional regulator: MSQLNKEFNCEKELTLAIISGKWKMLILWHLGREGTKRFGELKSLIPDITPRMLVNQLRELEEDLIVNRKVYPVVPPKVEYSLTKEGESLMPILTAMYDWGKNYRDTVLINQEQKAETLIK; the protein is encoded by the coding sequence TTGAGCCAGCTTAATAAGGAATTTAACTGTGAGAAAGAATTAACGCTTGCTATTATCAGTGGAAAATGGAAGATGCTGATACTATGGCACTTAGGACGTGAAGGAACAAAACGGTTTGGAGAATTAAAATCGCTTATTCCTGATATTACGCCGCGCATGCTGGTTAACCAGCTGCGGGAACTGGAAGAAGATCTAATTGTTAACCGTAAAGTTTATCCTGTCGTACCACCTAAAGTGGAATACTCACTTACAAAAGAAGGAGAAAGTTTAATGCCTATTTTGACAGCCATGTACGATTGGGGTAAAAATTACCGTGATACAGTGCTGATTAATCAAGAACAAAAGGCGGAAACGTTAATTAAATGA
- a CDS encoding FeoB-associated Cys-rich membrane protein gives MIINILIGVLIFGYALYHMTKFFRKSTQGKCASCGQQSSCTTDDCGIDWDKTIQEAQNQSS, from the coding sequence GTGATTATTAACATTTTAATTGGGGTTTTAATATTTGGATATGCTCTTTATCATATGACAAAATTCTTCCGCAAGAGCACTCAGGGAAAATGCGCAAGCTGCGGACAGCAATCTTCTTGTACGACGGATGATTGCGGTATTGATTGGGATAAAACGATTCAAGAAGCTCAAAATCAATCATCTTAA
- the hxlB gene encoding 6-phospho-3-hexuloisomerase: MQTSEHLKTVMNELLQTTALIADDEAEQLVNGIILSKKVFVTGAGRSGLMGKSFAMRMMHMGIDAYVIGETVTSTFTQDDLLIIGSGSGETKSLIPIAQKAKELGGKVGVVTISPASTLGKLADFIVKLPGAPKDQEQSSYQTVQPMASLFEQTLLLFYDALILRFMEKKELDTYTMYGKHANLE, translated from the coding sequence ATGCAGACGAGCGAACATTTAAAAACGGTTATGAATGAGCTTTTACAAACAACTGCTCTAATCGCTGACGATGAAGCTGAACAGCTTGTAAATGGCATCATCTTATCTAAAAAGGTGTTTGTCACAGGAGCCGGCCGTTCAGGCCTTATGGGCAAATCGTTTGCTATGCGTATGATGCATATGGGTATTGATGCTTATGTAATTGGAGAAACCGTAACTTCCACATTCACACAAGATGATTTATTAATCATCGGATCAGGTTCTGGCGAAACGAAAAGCTTGATTCCTATAGCTCAAAAAGCAAAAGAACTTGGAGGAAAAGTTGGAGTAGTTACAATTTCCCCGGCTTCCACGCTTGGCAAACTGGCTGACTTTATCGTGAAGCTGCCTGGTGCTCCGAAGGATCAAGAACAAAGCAGTTATCAAACAGTTCAGCCTATGGCGTCACTGTTTGAACAAACGCTTCTTCTCTTTTACGATGCGCTTATTCTTCGCTTCATGGAGAAGAAAGAACTTGATACTTATACGATGTACGGAAAGCACGCAAATTTAGAATAA
- a CDS encoding ABC transporter permease → MKKYGASVILVVILLAAWEIGARIVNYPFILPTPSGILTKLWDLRMDLLFKHLPATLSIILIGLVISVVLGVLLAVWMNWSPLIERAFYPLIIASQMIPTIAIAPVFVLWFGYSIWSKVIVTVLITFFPITVGTFDGLRSSNKELKELMLTMGATKKDIFFKLNIPSALPHFYSGLKVAVTFSIIGAAIGEWLGAQAGLGYFSRRMMTQFDAAGVFAPIVILSALGILFFIIVVGFEKRSLKWRKTE, encoded by the coding sequence ATGAAAAAGTACGGGGCTTCAGTGATTTTAGTAGTCATTTTGCTGGCTGCTTGGGAAATTGGAGCACGCATTGTAAACTATCCGTTTATTTTACCAACGCCCAGTGGTATTTTAACGAAGCTTTGGGATTTGCGAATGGATTTATTGTTTAAGCATTTACCAGCTACGTTATCTATTATCCTAATTGGGCTGGTTATATCCGTTGTACTAGGGGTTCTGCTGGCTGTGTGGATGAATTGGAGTCCGCTTATTGAGCGTGCTTTCTATCCGCTTATTATTGCGTCGCAAATGATCCCGACCATTGCCATTGCTCCTGTATTTGTTCTGTGGTTTGGCTACTCAATTTGGAGCAAAGTGATTGTGACCGTATTAATTACGTTTTTTCCCATTACTGTTGGCACGTTTGATGGGCTTCGTTCCAGCAACAAAGAGTTAAAAGAACTCATGTTAACGATGGGAGCAACAAAAAAAGATATTTTCTTTAAGTTGAACATTCCTTCTGCACTGCCTCATTTTTATTCAGGGCTCAAAGTAGCGGTTACCTTTAGTATAATAGGTGCTGCCATTGGGGAATGGCTAGGTGCACAAGCGGGTTTAGGATATTTCAGTCGTCGCATGATGACACAGTTTGATGCAGCTGGTGTATTTGCACCAATTGTGATTTTATCCGCGCTTGGTATTTTATTCTTTATTATTGTAGTAGGTTTCGAAAAACGTTCATTAAAGTGGAGGAAAACAGAATGA
- the hxlA gene encoding 3-hexulose-6-phosphate synthase: MELQLALDLVNISQAKEVVKEVEEHIDIVEIGTPVVINEGLRAVKEIKEAFPNLKVLADLKIMDAAGYEVQQASQAGADIITILGVAEDMSIKGAVEEAKKQGKKILVDMIGVKDIKARAKELDEFGVDYICVHTGYDLQAIGQNSFEDLVTIKSVVKNAKTAVAGGIKLESLPEVVKAQPDLVIVGGGITSQDDKKSVASQMKELITN, encoded by the coding sequence ATGGAACTACAATTAGCATTAGATCTTGTTAATATCTCTCAAGCAAAAGAGGTAGTAAAAGAAGTTGAAGAACATATTGATATCGTGGAAATCGGTACACCTGTTGTAATCAATGAAGGTCTTCGCGCCGTTAAAGAAATTAAAGAAGCATTTCCTAATTTAAAAGTATTAGCTGACCTAAAAATCATGGATGCAGCTGGTTATGAAGTACAGCAAGCTTCTCAAGCCGGGGCAGACATCATTACCATCTTAGGTGTTGCTGAAGATATGTCAATCAAAGGTGCAGTTGAAGAAGCCAAAAAACAAGGTAAAAAAATTCTAGTCGATATGATTGGTGTAAAAGATATTAAAGCGCGCGCAAAAGAGCTAGACGAATTTGGCGTTGATTATATCTGTGTACACACAGGATACGATCTTCAAGCGATTGGCCAAAACTCTTTTGAAGATTTAGTAACAATCAAAAGCGTTGTAAAAAATGCAAAAACAGCCGTTGCTGGCGGCATTAAATTAGAGTCTTTACCTGAAGTAGTAAAAGCACAGCCTGATCTTGTTATCGTTGGCGGTGGCATCACGAGCCAAGACGATAAAAAATCAGTTGCTTCTCAAATGAAAGAGCTTATTACAAATTAA
- a CDS encoding DUF3243 domain-containing protein, producing the protein MSQMNEGTTKDMNKIEETVDNLGTEKKEAILQNFDTFTDYLSQKVHVGKKLGLNEEQLAAATKKVASYLAKNEEPRNREEKVLHELWKVSSEEEREVLSHLILKLVA; encoded by the coding sequence GTGAGTCAAATGAATGAAGGAACTACAAAAGACATGAATAAAATTGAAGAAACGGTAGATAATTTAGGGACGGAGAAAAAAGAAGCAATTTTGCAGAATTTTGATACGTTTACTGATTATTTAAGTCAAAAAGTCCATGTCGGTAAAAAGCTCGGGTTAAATGAGGAACAACTAGCAGCCGCTACAAAAAAAGTGGCTAGCTATTTAGCCAAAAATGAGGAGCCTCGAAACCGAGAAGAAAAAGTCCTTCATGAATTATGGAAAGTCAGCAGTGAAGAGGAAAGGGAAGTCCTTTCTCATCTCATTTTAAAACTAGTTGCGTAA